One segment of Clupea harengus unplaced genomic scaffold, Ch_v2.0.2, whole genome shotgun sequence DNA contains the following:
- the zgc:113263 gene encoding uncharacterized protein zgc:113263 isoform X3 codes for MEIRCLASMTNADSLLPLPLLRLMVPPLRLLAAAMWQVAQQRHVEHYGMLEEFVTSVTESVPELLSYRQRAQLILGLRARLILELCRGENPADLKTLQSHLDRIRAPPVHAMNSEVCDEEVEESETNFLVLVQTLLKDPAEREHFFQNIFPVEYGYEYDKALQRLMLDFLSRLEHLLPVPDLTQMVSWLSCNPSSLEECLQSVPLTNQTKTLLEHHRIRGHLHSTDSLPSTGDDYILSSLSLPPLVRVVIATEQADSGDASDAMSAVGGLNKEDFLDYPVDLSKDDKSKIKGVAKGIDERGSKLKGDSAEGDASECGEHETPRGAQPPAYSSPSLLDLSLKRSIAGIGNGGQCTSEESAVANEYLKKTLNGHEFATKRKMTLENRSEVLLKRSAESPLMRDCEEPSAECSFIYSWGGYTDLQDVPQHTNDVSKIPWSDQETLNLIDIWGKDSIQRSLKDCVHNRHIFNVISKKMLERGYLRTAEQCHTRIKRLKMSFKQCYENKLECKFYDQMERILVTEGSSSMPEVTYDVQEIIVGDQLPEDQTTREAHDEESDLKFLGHTGMEGTKNIPWTDHETQTLIDIWGEDRIQRDLKGIHRNGHIFSMISKKMSTFGYIRTAEQCQSRVKRLKLSFRQCYENNHIPGKERVECKFYDQLEKLLVNELPSYVEALSTDQDTDAEARDSGDTENDFPVYSYREIEAAVNTTDERKKVPWSDSETLILLELWGDEKVQRNLQRCPHNGHIYSEISEQLNAHGYSRTSEQCHTRIKRLKLSYRQCRESMSSSEAEHVEFKFYDLMEEILNKYPSSKKAAVQDFIPDSHSEKGDSHVPGSHMSPDKSSSGSWSDPETLALIDIWAQDEVQRGLKGVVHNGHVFSDISQKMHDLGYSKTPEQCRWKVKTLRQNFRQCYERKKCGRDKVGYKFYDQLEQVLGYEALSIDVFDDKDDQEQGTDSIKFTPWSEPETLALIEIWGNKEVQQNLRGCIRNGHIFAEISEKMAAMGYPKTAEQCHKRVTKLRKTYRRCSNSMIHGGKPVLFRYYRFLEPILGHLSFSNDTGDLSVDASVDTTADSDQETVSESQRAARRAVAESSRKMPWSDRETRALLDIWGEDRIQYNLRGCLKNKHIFKHISKRLMAQGFIRTAEQCQTRVKRLKARFYHEKEDCKFYEQLEQIFLKEISMNSLPEDMDMTGELESFTDSDPESPAPAALRTPEGPKLPWMDSETQVLIDIWGSEAIQSSLRGCVKNKHIFTQISHAMAERGYTRTAEQCQSRVKRLKASYRQCTESQRSGGEWIECKFYDQLAGIFGSERSAADSISTETQPMAVDEADVGPEKATQNNISVFPGFEDLIVLSSIDSAEAISLNLRRTTSEATPLFDTIGGEEGPEDVKSLSVKTAKQRQDMGESEQGHTRLRRLRRSARETRASSSKAQ; via the exons ATGGAGATACGATGTCTTGCAAGCATGACCAACGCGG ACTCTCTTCTCCCGTTGCCATTACTACGGCTCATGGTCCCTCCGCTGAGGTTGCTTGCAGCAGCCATGTGGCAAGTGGCACAGCAAAGGCATGTGGAACATTATGGGATGCTAGAAGAGTTTGTTACCTCAGTTACAGAGAGTGTTCCAGAGCTGCTGAGCTATCGTCAAAGGGCCCAGCTGATTTTGGGCTTGAGAGCCAGG TTAATTTTGGAGCTGTGCCGTGGAGAAAACCCAGCCGATCTGAAAACCCTTCAGTCCCACCTAGATCGCATCCGAGCCCCACCTGTTCACGCCATGAACAGTGAG GTTTGTGATGAGGAAGTAGAAGAGTCTGAGACCAATTTTTTGGTGCTTGTCCAGACTCTGCTGAAAGATCCTGCAGAGAGGGAGCACTTCTTTCAG AATATCTTCCCAGTGGAATATGGCTATGAATATGACAAAGCGTTACAGAGGCTCATGTTGGATTTCCTCTCCAGATTGGAACATCTTTTACCAGTGCCAGATCTTACACAG ATGGTGTCCTGGCTTAGCTGCAACCCCTCAAGCTTGGAAGAGTGTTTGCAGTCTGTCCCACTTACAAACCAAACCAAGACCCTGCTGGAACACCACAGGATCCGTGGTCATCTGCATTCCACTG ATTCACTTCCATCCACTGGCGATGACTACATCCTGTCCTCCTTGTCCCTCCCACCCCTCGTCCGAGTGGTGATTGCCACTGAACAGGCCGACTCTGGTGATGCGTCAGATGCCATGTCTGCTGTGGGTGGCCTGAACAAAGAAGACTTCCTGGACTATCCGGTCGACCTCTCCAAAGACGACAAAAGTAAGATAAAAGGAGTCGCAAAAGGGATAGATGAACGTGGTTCCAAATTGAAGGGGGACAGTGCAGAAGGAGACGCCTCAGAATGTGGGGAGCATGAAACCCCTCGTGGTGCTCAACCCCCAGCTTACTCGAGCCCATCTCTCTTGGACCTCTCACTGAAGCGTTCTATAGCTGGGATCGGAAATGGTGGACAGTGCACATCAGAGGAAAGCGCTGTGGCCAATGAATACCTGAAGAAGACTTTGAATGGTCATGAGTTTGCAACGAAGAGGAAAATGACTCTGGAAAACCGCTCTGAGGTGCTTCTGAAACGGTCAGCAGAGTCTCCACTTATGAG GGATTGTGAGGAACCCAGTGCAGAATGTTCTTTCATCTACTCCTGGGGAGGATACACAg acCTTCAGGATGTGCCGCAACACACAAATGATGTCTCGAAAATCCCATGGTCTGATCAAGAAACCCTCAACTTGATAGACATTTGGGGAAAAGACAGCATCCAGCGAAGCTTGAAGGACTGTGTTCACAATAGGCATATCTTCAATGTGATCTCCAAGAAGATGTTGGAGCGTGGTTATTTGAGAACCGCAGAACAATGTCACACCAGAATCAAGCGGCTAAAAATGAGTTTCAAGCAGTGCTATGAAAACAA GTTGGAGTGTAAATTTTACGACCAGATGGAGAGAATACTGGTGACTGAAGGATCCTCCTCAATGCCTGAGGTCACATATGATGTTCAAGAGATCATAGTAGGAGACCAACTACCGGAGGATCAGACAACAAGAGAAGCACATGATGAAGAGAGCGATTTGAAGTTCCTTGGTCACACCGGCATGGAAG GTACAAAAAATATTCCATGGACCGACCATGAAACTCAGACCCTTATTGACATCTGGGGAGAGGATCGCATACAGAGGGACTTGAAGGGCATTCACCGCAACGGACACATTTTCTCCATGATCTCCAAAAAAATGTCCACCTTTGGATATATCAGAACGGCCGAGCAGTGCCAGTCAAGGGTGAAGAGGCTCAAGTTAAGTTTCCGGCAGTGCTATGAGAACAACCA TATCCCTGGAAAAGAGAGAGTTGAATGCAAATTCTATGACCAACTGGAGAAACTGCTAGTTAATGAATTACCCTCCTATGTAGAAGCACTCAGTACTGACCAGGACACAGACGCAGAAGCCAGAGACTctggagacacagagaatgaTTTTCCTGTCTACTCGTACCGGGAGATTG AGGCGGCGGTCAATACGACGGACGAGCGTAAGAAGGTGCCCTGGTCGGACAGCGAGACGCTCATCCTGCTGGAACTGTGGGGGGATGAGAAGGTGCAGAGGAACCTGCAGCGCTGTCCGCACAACGGCCACATCTACTCCGAGATATCGGAGCAGCTGAATGCTCACGGCTACTCGCGCACCTCAGAGCAATGCCACACGCGCATCAAGCGGCTGAAGCTCAGCTATCGGCAGTGTCGAGAAAGCATGAG TTCATCAGAGGCTGAGCACGTGGAGTTTAAGTTCTATGATCTGATGGAGGAAATCTTGAACAAGTATCCCTCCTCAAAAAAGGCAGCGGTGCAAGACTTCATCCCTGATTCCCACTCAGAGAAAGGTG ATTCACACGTGCCTGGCAGCCACATGTCCCCCGACAAATCCTCGTCGGGCTCCTGGTCAGACCCCGAGACGCTGGCGCTGATTGACATCTGGGCCCAAGACGAAGTCCAGAGGGGCCTGAAGGGTGTGGTGCACAATGGCCATGTGTTTTCAGACATATCTCAAAAGATGCACGACCTGGGATACTCCAAGACGCCAGAGCAGTGCCGCTGGAAAGTGAAAACACTGCGACAGAACTTCCGTCAGTGTTATGAAAGGAAGAA aTGCGGCAGAGACAAAGTGGGATACAAATTCTACGATCAGCTCGAGCAAGTTCTTGGGTATGAGGCGCTCTCCATAGATGTCTTTGATGACAAGGATGACCAAGAACAAG GAACGGACAGCATCAAATTTACCCCTTGGTCAGAGCCGGAGACTTTGGCCCTGATCGAGATCTGGGGCAACAAGGAGGTCCAGCAGAACTTGCGGGGCTGCATCCGAAATGGCCACATCTTCGCTGAGATATCAGAGAAGATGGCCGCCATGGGATACCCCAAAACTGCGGAGCAGTGTCACAAGAGAGTGACAAAGCTGCGGAAGACATACCGCCGCTGTAGCAACAGCATGAT ACATGGCGGGAAACCGGTGCTCTTCAGGTACTACAGGTTCTTGGAGCCAATTCTGGGCCATTTAAGCTTCTCAAACGACACTGGGGATTTAAGCGTTGATGCATCAGTAGACACCACAGCTGACTCTGATCAGGAAACAG TTTCAGAATCCCAGCGAGCAGCCAGGAGAGCTGTGGCAGAGTCCAGTCGCAAGATGCCCTGGTCTGACCGGGAGACCAGGGCCCTGCTGGATATTTGGGGGGAAGACCGCATCCAGTACAACTTGAGAGGCTGCCTCAAGAACAAGCACATCTTTAAGCACATCTCCAAGAGACTGATGGCTCAAGGCTTCATAAGGACGGCCGAGCAGTGCCAGACACGAGTAAAACGACTCAAGGCCAGGTTCTACCATGAGAA GGAGGATTGTAAGTTCTATGAACAGCTGGAGCAGATATTCCTGAAGGAGATCTCCATGAATAGCTTGCCAGAGGATATGGATATGACAGGAGAGCTGGAGTCTTTCACAGATTCTGACCCAG AGTCACCGGCCCCTGCTGCTCTTCGGACCCCTGAGGGCCCAAAGCTGCCATGGATGGACAGCGAGACCCAAGTCCTGATCGACATCTGGGGGAGTGAAGCCATCCAGAGCAGCCTGAGGGGCTGTGTGAAGAACAAGCATATCTTCACCCAGATCTCGCATGCCATGGCCGAGAGGGGCTACACACGGACAGCCGAGCAGTGCCAGTCCAGGGTGAAGAGGCTGAAGGCCAGCTACCGCCAGTGCACTGAGAGCcaaag GAGTGGAGGAGAATGGATTGAGTGTAAATTTTATGATCAGCTGGCGGGGATATTTGGAAGTGAGCGTTCAGCAGCAGATTCCATTTCTACTGAGACCCAGCCCATGGCTGTGGATGAGGCAGATGTTGGGCCGGAGAAAG CCACACAGAATAACATCAGTGTCTTTCCCGGCTTCGAAGACTTGATTGTCCTTTCTTCTATTGACTCAGCAGAAGCAATCAGTCTGAACCTCCGGCGGACCACCAGTGAGGCCACGCCTCTCTTTGACACCATTGGCGGAGAAGAGGGCCCAGAGGATGTGAAGAGCCTCTCAGTCAAGACTGCTAAGCAGAGACAGGACATGGGGGAAAGTGAGCAGGGTCACACAAGGCTGAGACGACTGAGAAGGAGCGCGAGGGAGACCCGAGCGAGCAGCAGCAAAGCACAATGA
- the zgc:113263 gene encoding uncharacterized protein zgc:113263 isoform X4, with protein sequence MEIRCLASMTNADSLLPLPLLRLMVPPLRLLAAAMWQVAQQRHVEHYGMLEEFVTSVTESVPELLSYRQRAQLILGLRARLILELCRGENPADLKTLQSHLDRIRAPPVHAMNSEVCDEEVEESETNFLVLVQTLLKDPAEREHFFQNIFPVEYGYEYDKALQRLMLDFLSRLEHLLPVPDLTQMVSWLSCNPSSLEECLQSVPLTNQTKTLLEHHRIRGHLHSTDSLPSTGDDYILSSLSLPPLVRVVIATEQADSGDASDAMSAVGGLNKEDFLDYPVDLSKDDKSKIKGVAKGIDERGSKLKGDSAEGDASECGEHETPRGAQPPAYSSPSLLDLSLKRSIAGIGNGGQCTSEESAVANEYLKKTLNGHEFATKRKMTLENRSEVLLKRSAESPLMRDCEEPSAECSFIYSWGGYTDLQDVPQHTNDVSKIPWSDQETLNLIDIWGKDSIQRSLKDCVHNRHIFNVISKKMLERGYLRTAEQCHTRIKRLKMSFKQCYENNINGGDRLECKFYDQMERILVTEGSSSMPEVTYDVQEIIVGDQLPEDQTTREAHDEESDLKFLGHTGMEGTKNIPWTDHETQTLIDIWGEDRIQRDLKGIHRNGHIFSMISKKMSTFGYIRTAEQCQSRVKRLKLSFRQCYENNHIPGKERVECKFYDQLEKLLVNELPSYVEALSTDQDTDAEARDSGDTENDFPVYSYREIEAAVNTTDERKKVPWSDSETLILLELWGDEKVQRNLQRCPHNGHIYSEISEQLNAHGYSRTSEQCHTRIKRLKLSYRQCRESMSSSEAEHVEFKFYDLMEEILNKYPSSKKAAVQDFIPDSHSEKGDSHVPGSHMSPDKSSSGSWSDPETLALIDIWAQDEVQRGLKGVVHNGHVFSDISQKMHDLGYSKTPEQCRWKVKTLRQNFRQCYERKKCGRDKVGYKFYDQLEQVLGYEALSIDVFDDKDDQEQGTDSIKFTPWSEPETLALIEIWGNKEVQQNLRGCIRNGHIFAEISEKMAAMGYPKTAEQCHKRVTKLRKTYRRCSNSMIHGGKPVLFRYYRFLEPILGHLSFSNDTGDLSVDASVDTTADSDQETVSESQRAARRAVAESSRKMPWSDRETRALLDIWGEDRIQYNLRGCLKNKHIFKHISKRLMAQGFIRTAEQCQTRVKRLKARFYHEKEDCKFYEQLEQIFLKEISMNSLPEDMDMTGELESFTDSDPESPAPAALRTPEGPKLPWMDSETQVLIDIWGSEAIQSSLRGCVKNKHIFTQISHAMAERGYTRTAEQCQSRVKRLKASYRQCTESQRSGGEWIECKFYDQLAGIFGSERSAADSISTETQPMAVDEADVGPEKDLIVLSSIDSAEAISLNLRRTTSEATPLFDTIGGEEGPEDVKSLSVKTAKQRQDMGESEQGHTRLRRLRRSARETRASSSKAQ encoded by the exons ATGGAGATACGATGTCTTGCAAGCATGACCAACGCGG ACTCTCTTCTCCCGTTGCCATTACTACGGCTCATGGTCCCTCCGCTGAGGTTGCTTGCAGCAGCCATGTGGCAAGTGGCACAGCAAAGGCATGTGGAACATTATGGGATGCTAGAAGAGTTTGTTACCTCAGTTACAGAGAGTGTTCCAGAGCTGCTGAGCTATCGTCAAAGGGCCCAGCTGATTTTGGGCTTGAGAGCCAGG TTAATTTTGGAGCTGTGCCGTGGAGAAAACCCAGCCGATCTGAAAACCCTTCAGTCCCACCTAGATCGCATCCGAGCCCCACCTGTTCACGCCATGAACAGTGAG GTTTGTGATGAGGAAGTAGAAGAGTCTGAGACCAATTTTTTGGTGCTTGTCCAGACTCTGCTGAAAGATCCTGCAGAGAGGGAGCACTTCTTTCAG AATATCTTCCCAGTGGAATATGGCTATGAATATGACAAAGCGTTACAGAGGCTCATGTTGGATTTCCTCTCCAGATTGGAACATCTTTTACCAGTGCCAGATCTTACACAG ATGGTGTCCTGGCTTAGCTGCAACCCCTCAAGCTTGGAAGAGTGTTTGCAGTCTGTCCCACTTACAAACCAAACCAAGACCCTGCTGGAACACCACAGGATCCGTGGTCATCTGCATTCCACTG ATTCACTTCCATCCACTGGCGATGACTACATCCTGTCCTCCTTGTCCCTCCCACCCCTCGTCCGAGTGGTGATTGCCACTGAACAGGCCGACTCTGGTGATGCGTCAGATGCCATGTCTGCTGTGGGTGGCCTGAACAAAGAAGACTTCCTGGACTATCCGGTCGACCTCTCCAAAGACGACAAAAGTAAGATAAAAGGAGTCGCAAAAGGGATAGATGAACGTGGTTCCAAATTGAAGGGGGACAGTGCAGAAGGAGACGCCTCAGAATGTGGGGAGCATGAAACCCCTCGTGGTGCTCAACCCCCAGCTTACTCGAGCCCATCTCTCTTGGACCTCTCACTGAAGCGTTCTATAGCTGGGATCGGAAATGGTGGACAGTGCACATCAGAGGAAAGCGCTGTGGCCAATGAATACCTGAAGAAGACTTTGAATGGTCATGAGTTTGCAACGAAGAGGAAAATGACTCTGGAAAACCGCTCTGAGGTGCTTCTGAAACGGTCAGCAGAGTCTCCACTTATGAG GGATTGTGAGGAACCCAGTGCAGAATGTTCTTTCATCTACTCCTGGGGAGGATACACAg acCTTCAGGATGTGCCGCAACACACAAATGATGTCTCGAAAATCCCATGGTCTGATCAAGAAACCCTCAACTTGATAGACATTTGGGGAAAAGACAGCATCCAGCGAAGCTTGAAGGACTGTGTTCACAATAGGCATATCTTCAATGTGATCTCCAAGAAGATGTTGGAGCGTGGTTATTTGAGAACCGCAGAACAATGTCACACCAGAATCAAGCGGCTAAAAATGAGTTTCAAGCAGTGCTATGAAAACAA TATCAATGGTGGAGATAGGTTGGAGTGTAAATTTTACGACCAGATGGAGAGAATACTGGTGACTGAAGGATCCTCCTCAATGCCTGAGGTCACATATGATGTTCAAGAGATCATAGTAGGAGACCAACTACCGGAGGATCAGACAACAAGAGAAGCACATGATGAAGAGAGCGATTTGAAGTTCCTTGGTCACACCGGCATGGAAG GTACAAAAAATATTCCATGGACCGACCATGAAACTCAGACCCTTATTGACATCTGGGGAGAGGATCGCATACAGAGGGACTTGAAGGGCATTCACCGCAACGGACACATTTTCTCCATGATCTCCAAAAAAATGTCCACCTTTGGATATATCAGAACGGCCGAGCAGTGCCAGTCAAGGGTGAAGAGGCTCAAGTTAAGTTTCCGGCAGTGCTATGAGAACAACCA TATCCCTGGAAAAGAGAGAGTTGAATGCAAATTCTATGACCAACTGGAGAAACTGCTAGTTAATGAATTACCCTCCTATGTAGAAGCACTCAGTACTGACCAGGACACAGACGCAGAAGCCAGAGACTctggagacacagagaatgaTTTTCCTGTCTACTCGTACCGGGAGATTG AGGCGGCGGTCAATACGACGGACGAGCGTAAGAAGGTGCCCTGGTCGGACAGCGAGACGCTCATCCTGCTGGAACTGTGGGGGGATGAGAAGGTGCAGAGGAACCTGCAGCGCTGTCCGCACAACGGCCACATCTACTCCGAGATATCGGAGCAGCTGAATGCTCACGGCTACTCGCGCACCTCAGAGCAATGCCACACGCGCATCAAGCGGCTGAAGCTCAGCTATCGGCAGTGTCGAGAAAGCATGAG TTCATCAGAGGCTGAGCACGTGGAGTTTAAGTTCTATGATCTGATGGAGGAAATCTTGAACAAGTATCCCTCCTCAAAAAAGGCAGCGGTGCAAGACTTCATCCCTGATTCCCACTCAGAGAAAGGTG ATTCACACGTGCCTGGCAGCCACATGTCCCCCGACAAATCCTCGTCGGGCTCCTGGTCAGACCCCGAGACGCTGGCGCTGATTGACATCTGGGCCCAAGACGAAGTCCAGAGGGGCCTGAAGGGTGTGGTGCACAATGGCCATGTGTTTTCAGACATATCTCAAAAGATGCACGACCTGGGATACTCCAAGACGCCAGAGCAGTGCCGCTGGAAAGTGAAAACACTGCGACAGAACTTCCGTCAGTGTTATGAAAGGAAGAA aTGCGGCAGAGACAAAGTGGGATACAAATTCTACGATCAGCTCGAGCAAGTTCTTGGGTATGAGGCGCTCTCCATAGATGTCTTTGATGACAAGGATGACCAAGAACAAG GAACGGACAGCATCAAATTTACCCCTTGGTCAGAGCCGGAGACTTTGGCCCTGATCGAGATCTGGGGCAACAAGGAGGTCCAGCAGAACTTGCGGGGCTGCATCCGAAATGGCCACATCTTCGCTGAGATATCAGAGAAGATGGCCGCCATGGGATACCCCAAAACTGCGGAGCAGTGTCACAAGAGAGTGACAAAGCTGCGGAAGACATACCGCCGCTGTAGCAACAGCATGAT ACATGGCGGGAAACCGGTGCTCTTCAGGTACTACAGGTTCTTGGAGCCAATTCTGGGCCATTTAAGCTTCTCAAACGACACTGGGGATTTAAGCGTTGATGCATCAGTAGACACCACAGCTGACTCTGATCAGGAAACAG TTTCAGAATCCCAGCGAGCAGCCAGGAGAGCTGTGGCAGAGTCCAGTCGCAAGATGCCCTGGTCTGACCGGGAGACCAGGGCCCTGCTGGATATTTGGGGGGAAGACCGCATCCAGTACAACTTGAGAGGCTGCCTCAAGAACAAGCACATCTTTAAGCACATCTCCAAGAGACTGATGGCTCAAGGCTTCATAAGGACGGCCGAGCAGTGCCAGACACGAGTAAAACGACTCAAGGCCAGGTTCTACCATGAGAA GGAGGATTGTAAGTTCTATGAACAGCTGGAGCAGATATTCCTGAAGGAGATCTCCATGAATAGCTTGCCAGAGGATATGGATATGACAGGAGAGCTGGAGTCTTTCACAGATTCTGACCCAG AGTCACCGGCCCCTGCTGCTCTTCGGACCCCTGAGGGCCCAAAGCTGCCATGGATGGACAGCGAGACCCAAGTCCTGATCGACATCTGGGGGAGTGAAGCCATCCAGAGCAGCCTGAGGGGCTGTGTGAAGAACAAGCATATCTTCACCCAGATCTCGCATGCCATGGCCGAGAGGGGCTACACACGGACAGCCGAGCAGTGCCAGTCCAGGGTGAAGAGGCTGAAGGCCAGCTACCGCCAGTGCACTGAGAGCcaaag GAGTGGAGGAGAATGGATTGAGTGTAAATTTTATGATCAGCTGGCGGGGATATTTGGAAGTGAGCGTTCAGCAGCAGATTCCATTTCTACTGAGACCCAGCCCATGGCTGTGGATGAGGCAGATGTTGGGCCGGAGAAAG ACTTGATTGTCCTTTCTTCTATTGACTCAGCAGAAGCAATCAGTCTGAACCTCCGGCGGACCACCAGTGAGGCCACGCCTCTCTTTGACACCATTGGCGGAGAAGAGGGCCCAGAGGATGTGAAGAGCCTCTCAGTCAAGACTGCTAAGCAGAGACAGGACATGGGGGAAAGTGAGCAGGGTCACACAAGGCTGAGACGACTGAGAAGGAGCGCGAGGGAGACCCGAGCGAGCAGCAGCAAAGCACAATGA